A DNA window from Linepithema humile isolate Giens D197 chromosome 6, Lhum_UNIL_v1.0, whole genome shotgun sequence contains the following coding sequences:
- the l(1)G0196 gene encoding inositol hexakisphosphate and diphosphoinositol-pentakisphosphate kinase 2 isoform X8: MSYTELEHGYQGLKNASRPMFYIGDINTVQSSIIPSIYRSKRPELPEGCTQDDAYSGSDAEGEGKQVLVGICAMAKKSQSKPMKEILTRLEEFEYIKIVVFPEEVILKESVENWPIVDCLISFHSKGFPLDKAINYANLRNPFIINNLPMQYDIQDRRRVYAILESEGIEIPRYAVLDRDSLDPKQHELVESEDHVEVNGITFNKPFVEKPVSAEDHNIYIYYPTSAGGGSQRLFRKIGSRSSVYSPESRVRKSGSYIYEDFMPTDGTDVKVYTVGPDYAHAEARKSPALDGKVERDSEGKEIRYPVILNNAEKLISRKVCLAFKQTVCGFDLLRANGQSFVCDVNGFSFVKNSNKYYDDCAKILGNMILRELAPTLHIPWSVPFQLDDPPIVPTTFGKMMELRCVVAVIRHGDRTPKQKMKVEVRHPKFFEIFSKYDGYKHGHVKLKRPKQLQEILDTARSLLAEIQHRAAGPELEEKQGKLEQLKSVLEMYGHFSGINRKVQLKYQPRGRPRGSSSDDGSDLNRLGEPSLVLILKWGGELTPAGRIQAEELGRIFRCMYPGGQGRHLSEEETEMLPSHGEYAGAQGLGLLRLHSTFRHDLKIYASDEGRVQMTAAAFAKGLLALEGELTPILVQMVKSANTNGLLDNDCDSSKYQNMVKTRLHELLQQDREFTREDREQINPGNALSINAALDFVKNPVRCCQHVHSLIQKLLDIVRIKKEDPKTKDTILYHGETWELMGRRWGKIEKDFCTKNKRFDISKIPDIYDCIKYDLQHNNHTLQFEHAEELYTYAKSLADIVIPQEYGLTVQEKLTIGQGICTPLLKKIRADLQRNIEESEETVNRLNPRYSHGVSSPGRHVRTRLYFTSESHVHSLLTVLRYGGLLDVVKDEQWRRAMEYVSMVSELNYMSQIVVMLYEDPTKDPSSEERFHVELHFSPGVNCCVQKNLPPGPGFRPHSRNESSHNMGESGGSGQDTSSQCSTRIEEEDAELGIMEDEIVNPAAQADTPPPLVESDAVDSMLDSPTTSRAIDMMDLDPNMMDEPYDSGFLQSSAPIPISARTVAGHEAARLSSQLAASQRQRRSRETGGTIVEPRARSYDHQRQEKSEKAADKLQYQSLDAVNKEAAEPTPRKCRDDRRMCTCPRKPVALSQSYSSPELPVSSNESFASTCTARDGRQPSPAAITSSSLHVSSSSSGSRTVTEYRWRPCHDRKYERSFSEVTLLRPVQICDTRPRIIQPDPACTARRHRHSISGQMSYFKLLGYNVSKKLTGSANSLFSTAVISGSSSAPNLKDMVPPHASAVAAIEGFGGVPPIRPLETLHNALSLRQLDSFLDMMTTAPLYRTPASSPPKSSPAGSTHESLNPSLGHAGISREYHSSDTEAVRYRKKLHKARPYIMPTPIQYKPLGEAEACDTRNLPSPTSPNSTGWSSEPQSFLSSEPSSPAPTSTGECSMSISLISNDGAQLFNTARKYSPTPCLDVDFNEFCMRLDENRESRGSVSYTDYYSNEDGQIRKLAQLPQVIQSGAGSAQTKLVCGDDLPCDNIDDDEDHTLTLKQSEEQKKQDVKSIFEQRDDVNPAKLSSSYKKIGRFRVESTDVSRGDVRFKETDNNASDRAKPPTPQKSDASTGKSTAEKARKDFKKGGSPHTSQKRKNFSRSQSVTTPKPVAPKVEQNFSYSRQSSFSTMSDADLEDWKLSTLDSTASHSPSQQKEPILTVASSLTDSSNITVGFDVKEEETK, from the exons ATGTCTTACACTGAGTTGGAACACGGTTATCAG GGTCTCAAAAATGCAAGCAGACCAATGTTCTACATAGGAGATATAAATACGGTGCAATCGTCTATTATTCCTTCAATCTATCGTTCGAAAAGA CCTGAATTGCCAGAAGGTTGCACCCAAGATGATGCTTACAGCGGTAGCGATGCGGAAGGAGAAGGAAAGCAAGTCCTGGTCGGGATATGCGCAATGGCGAAGAAATCGCAGAGTAAGCCGATGAAAGAGATTTTAACGAGGCTCGAGGAATTCGAGTATATCAAAATTGTTGTGTTTCCGGAAGAAGTGATATTGAAg GAGTCTGTTGAAAATTGGCCTATAGTCGATTGCTTGATAAGTTTCCACAGTAAAGGCTTCCCTCTTGATAAAGCTATAAATTACGCGAACTTACGTAATCCGTTTATCATTAACAATCTTCCGATGCAGTATGACATCCAG GACCGGCGAAGAGTTTACGCCATACTGGAGAGCGAGGGTATCGAAATTCCACGGTATGCCGTACTTGACAGAGATTCACTGGACCCAAAAC AGCACGAACTGGTGGAATCGGAGGATCACGTGGAGGTGAACGGTATTACTTTCAACAAGCCATTCGTGGAGAAACCAGTATCGGCTGAAGATCacaacatttacatttattatccTACCTCGGCTGGAGGCGGTAGTCAGAGATTATTTAGAAAg ATAGGTAGTCGTAGTAGCGTATATTCGCCGGAATCTCGCGTCCGCAAGAGTGGTTCTTATATCTACGAAGATTTTATGCCCACCGATGGCACCGACGTTAAAGTTTACACCGTGGGACCTGATTACGCACACGCCGAAGCGAGAAAGAGCCCGGCACTCGACGGCAAAGTCGAGAGAGACTCAGAGGGCAAGGAGATACGTTATCCGGTGATACTGAACAATGCCGAGAAACTTATTAGCAGAAAAGTGTGTTTGGCTTTCAAGCAAACGGTGTGCGGTTTCGATTTGCTGAG agcGAACGGTCAGTCGTTCGTGTGCGACGTGAATGGATTTAGTTTTGTAAAAAACTCGAATAAGTATTACGATGACTGTGCCAAGATTTTGGGGAATATGATACTGAGGGAATTGGCACCCACATTACACATTCCGTGGAGCGTTCCCTTTCAGTTGGACGATCCTCCCATTGTGCCAACTACATTTGGCAAAAT gATGGAGCTGCGCTGCGTTGTGGCGGTTATCAGACACGGCGACAGAACGCCAAAGCAGAAAATGAAGGTGGAAGTGCGTCATCCCAA atttttcgagatattctCAAAGTACGACGGCTACAAGCACGGCCATGTGAAACTGAAGCGACCCAAGCAACTGCAAGAGATTCTCGATACAGCACGTAGTTTATTAGCCGAGATACAGCATCGCGCAGCGGGACCCGAGTTGGAAGAAAAGCAGGGAAAGCTGGAGCAGCTGAAGAGTGTTTTGGAAAT GTACGGACATTTTTCTGGAATAAATCGCAAGGTGCAGTTGAAGTATCAACCGCGGGGGCGACCGCGAGGAAGTTCTTCCGACGACGGTAGCGATCTTA aTCGACTTGGGGAACCATCTCTCGTCCTGATACTGAAGTGGGGCGGGGAATTGACGCCAGCTGGACGTATTCAAGCGGAAGAACTGGGACGCATATTCCGCTGCATGTACCCCGGTGGTCAAGGTAGACACCTTAGTG AGGAAGAAACAGAGATGTTACCAAGCCACG GTGAATACGCAGGTGCGCAAGGACTGGGTTTGTTACGTCTGCATTCCACATTTCGCCATGATTTGAAGATCTATGCTAGCGACGAGGGGCGCGTTCAGATGACCGCGGCGGCCTTCGCGAAAGGATTACTCGCGCTGGAGGGCGAGCTGACGCCTATTCTGGTGCAAATGGTGAAAAGTGCGAACACCAACGGCCTTCTGGACAACGACTGCGACAGCAGCAAGTATCAGAACAT GGTGAAAACACGTCTGCACGAGTTGCTACAACAGGACAGGGAGTTCACTCGCGAGGATCGGGAACAAATCAATCCAGGAAACGCATTGAGCATCAATGCGGCTTTAGACTTCGTCAAGAATCCGGTCCGGTGCTGCCAGCACGTTCACAGTCTCATCCAGAAACTTCTGGACATCGTGCGCATTAAGAAAGAAGATCCGAAGACGAAGGACACGATACTTTACCACGGCGAAACGTGGGAGCTAATGGGACGCCGCTGGGGGAAGATAGAGAAGGATTTCTGCACGAAGAACAAGCGCTTCGACATCTCGAAAATTCCCGACATTTACGATTGCATAAAGTATGACTTGCAGCACAATAATCATACGTTGCAATTTGAACACGCGGAAGAATTGTACACGTATGCTAAATCTTTGGCGGATATAGTAATTCCTcag GAATATGGTTTAACGGTTCAAGAGAAATTAACTATCGGGCAAGGTATTTGCACACCTTTGCTAAAGAAGATACGAGCTGATCTGCAACGAAATATCGAGGAATCTGAAGAGACCGTTAACAGGCTTAATCCTAG GTATTCCCACGGTGTTTCGAGCCCTGGGCGCCATGTGCGTACGAGATTATATTTCACAAGTGAGAGCCACGTACATTCCTTGCTTACTGTGTTGCGTTATGGCGGCTTACTTGAT GTGGTGAAAGACGAGCAGTGGCGACGCGCGATGGAATACGTCAGTATGGTCTCCGAGTTGAATTACATGTCGCAAATCGTCGTTATGCTGTACGAGGACCCGACCAAGGATCCAAGCAGCGAGGAACGTTTCCACGTCGAGTTACACTTCAGTCCCGGCGTCAACTGCTGCGTGCAAAAGAATCTGCCGCCTGGCCCCGGATTCAGGCCACATTCGCGGAATGAGAGCAGCCATAACATG GGGGAGAGTGGTGGTTCTGGTCAGGATACCAGTTCGCAATGCAGCACTCGGATAGAAGAGGAAGATGCGGAATTGGGAATTATGGAGGATGAAATTGTAAATCCCGCGGCACAAGCT gacACACCTCCACCATTAGTTGAATCCGACGCCGTGGACTCAATGCTGGACAGTCCGACGACCAGTCGCGCAATTGACATGATGGATCTGGATCCGAATATGATGGACGAACCATATGACAGCGGATTTTTACAGAGCTCAGCGCCGATTCCTATTAG TGCTAGAACCGTGGCTGGACACGAAGCCGCCAGGCTCAGCAGTCAATTGGCAGCGAGTCAACGGCAACGGCGAAGCAGAGAGACGGGTGGAACCATCGTGgaaccgcgcgcgcgaagcTACGATCATCAGCGGCAAGAAAAGTCCGAGAAAG CTGCGGACAAGCTGCAGTATCAGAGCTTGGACGCGGTCAACAAAGAAG CTGCGGAGCCGACTCCGAGGAAATGCCGTGACGACCGGCGGATGTGCACGTGTCCGAGAAAACCGGTGGCGCTATCGCAATCGTACAGCTCGCCGGAGCTGCCGGTTTCGTCGAACGAGAGCTTCGCTTCCACGTGCACTGCGCGCGACGGTAGACAGCCATCACCCGCGGCAATCACCTCTAGCTCGCTGCACGTTTCGTCGTCCTCTAGCGGCTCGCGGACTGTCACCGAGTACAGGTGGCGACCGTGCCACGACAGAAAGTACGAACGCTCGTTCTCCGAAGTGACCTTGCTCAGACCCGTCCAGATCTGCG ACACGCGACCTCGGATCATTCAACCTGATCCTGCCTGCACAGCAAGGCGCCACCGTCACAGTATCTCCGGACAGATGAGTTATTTCAAGCTGTTGGGCTACAATGTCAGCAAGAAGCTCACCGGCTCGGCCAACAGCCTGTTCAGCACTGCCGTAATAAGTGGCTCCTCGAGCGCGCCGAATCTCAAAGACATGGTGCCGCCGCACGCATCGGCGGTCGCCG CGATTGAAGGCTTTGGCGGGGTGCCGCCCATCAGACCCCTGGAGACCCTGCACAACGCGTTGTCGCTACGCCAGCTGGACTCGTTTCTGGATATGATGACCACCGCGCCGCTTTACCGCACTCCGGCCTCGTCGCCGCCCAAGTCGTCGCCGGCCGGGTCGACGCACGAGTCGCTCAATCCGTCCCTCGGCCACGCCGGGATCAGTCGCGAGTACCACTCTTCCGACACGGAAGCTGTCAGGTACCGTAAGAAATTACATAAAGCACGCCC GTACATCATGCCGACTCCGATACAGTACAAGCCTCTAGGCGAAGCGGAAGCATGTGACACCAGGAATCTGCCGTCGCCCACCAGTCCGAACA GCACAGGATGGAGCAGCGAGCCGCAGTCCTTCCTGTCTTCCGAGCCGTCGTCACCGGCGCCAACGTCGACGGGCGAATGCAGTATGTCTATAAGTTTAATCAGCAACGATGG TGCTCAACTGTTTAACACCGCGCGGAAATACTCCCCGACTCCTTGCCTGGACGTCGATTTTAACGAATTTTGTATGCGTCTCGATGAGAACCGCGAGAGTCGCGGCAGTGTTTCATATACGGATTATTACAGCAACGAGGATGGTCAGATACGTAAATTGGCGCAATTGCCGCAAGTGATACAGTCAGGTGCCGGTAGCGCGCAGACGAAGCTCGTGTGCGGCGACGATCTTCCGTGCGACAAtatcgacgacgacgaggatcACACGTTGACTCTGAAGCAGAGCGAGGAGCAAAAGAAGCAGGACGTTAAATCGATATTCGAGCAGAGGGACGACGTTAATCCCGCGAAACTCAGCAGCAGCTACAAGAAGATCGGACG TTTTCGTGTGGAAAGTACGGATGTATCGCGTGGCGATGTCAGATTCAAAGAGACCGACAACAACGCTTCCGACAGAGCGAAACCGCCCACGCCTCAGAAATCCGACGCTTCCACCGGGAAGTCCACCGCGGAAAAGGCGAGGAAGGACTTCAAAAAGGGCGGCAGTCCGCACACGTCTCAGAAGCGGAAGAATTTCTCGCGCTCGCAGAGCGTCACGACTCCCAAACCCGTCGCACCGAAAGTCGAGCAGAATTTCAGTTATTCGAGGCAGAGCTCATTTTCGACCATGTCTGATGCGGATCTGGAGGATTGGAAATTGAGCACACTGGATTCAACCGCGTCGCATTCGCCGAGCCAGCAAAAGGAACCTATATTAACTGTGGCCAGCAGTCTTACGGATAGCTCTAACATCACAGTCGGCTTCGATGTTAAAGAGgaggaaacaaaataa
- the l(1)G0196 gene encoding inositol hexakisphosphate and diphosphoinositol-pentakisphosphate kinase 2 isoform X20, with protein sequence MSYTELEHGYQGLKNASRPMFYIGDINTVQSSIIPSIYRSKRPELPEGCTQDDAYSGSDAEGEGKQVLVGICAMAKKSQSKPMKEILTRLEEFEYIKIVVFPEEVILKESVENWPIVDCLISFHSKGFPLDKAINYANLRNPFIINNLPMQYDIQDRRRVYAILESEGIEIPRYAVLDRDSLDPKQHELVESEDHVEVNGITFNKPFVEKPVSAEDHNIYIYYPTSAGGGSQRLFRKIGSRSSVYSPESRVRKSGSYIYEDFMPTDGTDVKVYTVGPDYAHAEARKSPALDGKVERDSEGKEIRYPVILNNAEKLISRKVCLAFKQTVCGFDLLRANGQSFVCDVNGFSFVKNSNKYYDDCAKILGNMILRELAPTLHIPWSVPFQLDDPPIVPTTFGKMMELRCVVAVIRHGDRTPKQKMKVEVRHPKFFEIFSKYDGYKHGHVKLKRPKQLQEILDTARSLLAEIQHRAAGPELEEKQGKLEQLKSVLEMYGHFSGINRKVQLKYQPRGRPRGSSSDDGSDLNRLGEPSLVLILKWGGELTPAGRIQAEELGRIFRCMYPGGQGRHLSEEETEMLPSHGEYAGAQGLGLLRLHSTFRHDLKIYASDEGRVQMTAAAFAKGLLALEGELTPILVQMVKSANTNGLLDNDCDSSKYQNMVKTRLHELLQQDREFTREDREQINPGNALSINAALDFVKNPVRCCQHVHSLIQKLLDIVRIKKEDPKTKDTILYHGETWELMGRRWGKIEKDFCTKNKRFDISKIPDIYDCIKYDLQHNNHTLQFEHAEELYTYAKSLADIVIPQEYGLTVQEKLTIGQGICTPLLKKIRADLQRNIEESEETVNRLNPRYSHGVSSPGRHVRTRLYFTSESHVHSLLTVLRYGGLLDVVKDEQWRRAMEYVSMVSELNYMSQIVVMLYEDPTKDPSSEERFHVELHFSPGVNCCVQKNLPPGPGFRPHSRNESSHNMGESGGSGQDTSSQCSTRIEEEDAELGIMEDEIVNPAAQADTPPPLVESDAVDSMLDSPTTSRAIDMMDLDPNMMDEPYDSGFLQSSAPIPISARTVAGHEAARLSSQLAASQRQRRSRETGGTIVEPRARSYDHQRQEKSEKAAEPTPRKCRDDRRMCTCPRKPVALSQSYSSPELPVSSNESFASTCTARDGRQPSPAAITSSSLHVSSSSSGSRTVTEYRWRPCHDRKYERSFSEVTLLRPVQICARRHRHSISGQMSYFKLLGYNVSKKLTGSANSLFSTAVISGSSSAPNLKDMVPPHASAVAAIEGFGGVPPIRPLETLHNALSLRQLDSFLDMMTTAPLYRTPASSPPKSSPAGSTHESLNPSLGHAGISREYHSSDTEAVRYIMPTPIQYKPLGEAEACDTRNLPSPTSPNSTGWSSEPQSFLSSEPSSPAPTSTGECSMSISLISNDGAQLFNTARKYSPTPCLDVDFNEFCMRLDENRESRGSVSYTDYYSNEDGQIRKLAQLPQVIQSGAGSAQTKLVCGDDLPCDNIDDDEDHTLTLKQSEEQKKQDVKSIFEQRDDVNPAKLSSSYKKIGRFRVESTDVSRGDVRFKETDNNASDRAKPPTPQKSDASTGKSTAEKARKDFKKGGSPHTSQKRKNFSRSQSVTTPKPVAPKVEQNFSYSRQSSFSTMSDADLEDWKLSTLDSTASHSPSQQKEPILTVASSLTDSSNITVGFDVKEEETK encoded by the exons ATGTCTTACACTGAGTTGGAACACGGTTATCAG GGTCTCAAAAATGCAAGCAGACCAATGTTCTACATAGGAGATATAAATACGGTGCAATCGTCTATTATTCCTTCAATCTATCGTTCGAAAAGA CCTGAATTGCCAGAAGGTTGCACCCAAGATGATGCTTACAGCGGTAGCGATGCGGAAGGAGAAGGAAAGCAAGTCCTGGTCGGGATATGCGCAATGGCGAAGAAATCGCAGAGTAAGCCGATGAAAGAGATTTTAACGAGGCTCGAGGAATTCGAGTATATCAAAATTGTTGTGTTTCCGGAAGAAGTGATATTGAAg GAGTCTGTTGAAAATTGGCCTATAGTCGATTGCTTGATAAGTTTCCACAGTAAAGGCTTCCCTCTTGATAAAGCTATAAATTACGCGAACTTACGTAATCCGTTTATCATTAACAATCTTCCGATGCAGTATGACATCCAG GACCGGCGAAGAGTTTACGCCATACTGGAGAGCGAGGGTATCGAAATTCCACGGTATGCCGTACTTGACAGAGATTCACTGGACCCAAAAC AGCACGAACTGGTGGAATCGGAGGATCACGTGGAGGTGAACGGTATTACTTTCAACAAGCCATTCGTGGAGAAACCAGTATCGGCTGAAGATCacaacatttacatttattatccTACCTCGGCTGGAGGCGGTAGTCAGAGATTATTTAGAAAg ATAGGTAGTCGTAGTAGCGTATATTCGCCGGAATCTCGCGTCCGCAAGAGTGGTTCTTATATCTACGAAGATTTTATGCCCACCGATGGCACCGACGTTAAAGTTTACACCGTGGGACCTGATTACGCACACGCCGAAGCGAGAAAGAGCCCGGCACTCGACGGCAAAGTCGAGAGAGACTCAGAGGGCAAGGAGATACGTTATCCGGTGATACTGAACAATGCCGAGAAACTTATTAGCAGAAAAGTGTGTTTGGCTTTCAAGCAAACGGTGTGCGGTTTCGATTTGCTGAG agcGAACGGTCAGTCGTTCGTGTGCGACGTGAATGGATTTAGTTTTGTAAAAAACTCGAATAAGTATTACGATGACTGTGCCAAGATTTTGGGGAATATGATACTGAGGGAATTGGCACCCACATTACACATTCCGTGGAGCGTTCCCTTTCAGTTGGACGATCCTCCCATTGTGCCAACTACATTTGGCAAAAT gATGGAGCTGCGCTGCGTTGTGGCGGTTATCAGACACGGCGACAGAACGCCAAAGCAGAAAATGAAGGTGGAAGTGCGTCATCCCAA atttttcgagatattctCAAAGTACGACGGCTACAAGCACGGCCATGTGAAACTGAAGCGACCCAAGCAACTGCAAGAGATTCTCGATACAGCACGTAGTTTATTAGCCGAGATACAGCATCGCGCAGCGGGACCCGAGTTGGAAGAAAAGCAGGGAAAGCTGGAGCAGCTGAAGAGTGTTTTGGAAAT GTACGGACATTTTTCTGGAATAAATCGCAAGGTGCAGTTGAAGTATCAACCGCGGGGGCGACCGCGAGGAAGTTCTTCCGACGACGGTAGCGATCTTA aTCGACTTGGGGAACCATCTCTCGTCCTGATACTGAAGTGGGGCGGGGAATTGACGCCAGCTGGACGTATTCAAGCGGAAGAACTGGGACGCATATTCCGCTGCATGTACCCCGGTGGTCAAGGTAGACACCTTAGTG AGGAAGAAACAGAGATGTTACCAAGCCACG GTGAATACGCAGGTGCGCAAGGACTGGGTTTGTTACGTCTGCATTCCACATTTCGCCATGATTTGAAGATCTATGCTAGCGACGAGGGGCGCGTTCAGATGACCGCGGCGGCCTTCGCGAAAGGATTACTCGCGCTGGAGGGCGAGCTGACGCCTATTCTGGTGCAAATGGTGAAAAGTGCGAACACCAACGGCCTTCTGGACAACGACTGCGACAGCAGCAAGTATCAGAACAT GGTGAAAACACGTCTGCACGAGTTGCTACAACAGGACAGGGAGTTCACTCGCGAGGATCGGGAACAAATCAATCCAGGAAACGCATTGAGCATCAATGCGGCTTTAGACTTCGTCAAGAATCCGGTCCGGTGCTGCCAGCACGTTCACAGTCTCATCCAGAAACTTCTGGACATCGTGCGCATTAAGAAAGAAGATCCGAAGACGAAGGACACGATACTTTACCACGGCGAAACGTGGGAGCTAATGGGACGCCGCTGGGGGAAGATAGAGAAGGATTTCTGCACGAAGAACAAGCGCTTCGACATCTCGAAAATTCCCGACATTTACGATTGCATAAAGTATGACTTGCAGCACAATAATCATACGTTGCAATTTGAACACGCGGAAGAATTGTACACGTATGCTAAATCTTTGGCGGATATAGTAATTCCTcag GAATATGGTTTAACGGTTCAAGAGAAATTAACTATCGGGCAAGGTATTTGCACACCTTTGCTAAAGAAGATACGAGCTGATCTGCAACGAAATATCGAGGAATCTGAAGAGACCGTTAACAGGCTTAATCCTAG GTATTCCCACGGTGTTTCGAGCCCTGGGCGCCATGTGCGTACGAGATTATATTTCACAAGTGAGAGCCACGTACATTCCTTGCTTACTGTGTTGCGTTATGGCGGCTTACTTGAT GTGGTGAAAGACGAGCAGTGGCGACGCGCGATGGAATACGTCAGTATGGTCTCCGAGTTGAATTACATGTCGCAAATCGTCGTTATGCTGTACGAGGACCCGACCAAGGATCCAAGCAGCGAGGAACGTTTCCACGTCGAGTTACACTTCAGTCCCGGCGTCAACTGCTGCGTGCAAAAGAATCTGCCGCCTGGCCCCGGATTCAGGCCACATTCGCGGAATGAGAGCAGCCATAACATG GGGGAGAGTGGTGGTTCTGGTCAGGATACCAGTTCGCAATGCAGCACTCGGATAGAAGAGGAAGATGCGGAATTGGGAATTATGGAGGATGAAATTGTAAATCCCGCGGCACAAGCT gacACACCTCCACCATTAGTTGAATCCGACGCCGTGGACTCAATGCTGGACAGTCCGACGACCAGTCGCGCAATTGACATGATGGATCTGGATCCGAATATGATGGACGAACCATATGACAGCGGATTTTTACAGAGCTCAGCGCCGATTCCTATTAG TGCTAGAACCGTGGCTGGACACGAAGCCGCCAGGCTCAGCAGTCAATTGGCAGCGAGTCAACGGCAACGGCGAAGCAGAGAGACGGGTGGAACCATCGTGgaaccgcgcgcgcgaagcTACGATCATCAGCGGCAAGAAAAGTCCGAGAAAG CTGCGGAGCCGACTCCGAGGAAATGCCGTGACGACCGGCGGATGTGCACGTGTCCGAGAAAACCGGTGGCGCTATCGCAATCGTACAGCTCGCCGGAGCTGCCGGTTTCGTCGAACGAGAGCTTCGCTTCCACGTGCACTGCGCGCGACGGTAGACAGCCATCACCCGCGGCAATCACCTCTAGCTCGCTGCACGTTTCGTCGTCCTCTAGCGGCTCGCGGACTGTCACCGAGTACAGGTGGCGACCGTGCCACGACAGAAAGTACGAACGCTCGTTCTCCGAAGTGACCTTGCTCAGACCCGTCCAGATCTGCG CAAGGCGCCACCGTCACAGTATCTCCGGACAGATGAGTTATTTCAAGCTGTTGGGCTACAATGTCAGCAAGAAGCTCACCGGCTCGGCCAACAGCCTGTTCAGCACTGCCGTAATAAGTGGCTCCTCGAGCGCGCCGAATCTCAAAGACATGGTGCCGCCGCACGCATCGGCGGTCGCCG CGATTGAAGGCTTTGGCGGGGTGCCGCCCATCAGACCCCTGGAGACCCTGCACAACGCGTTGTCGCTACGCCAGCTGGACTCGTTTCTGGATATGATGACCACCGCGCCGCTTTACCGCACTCCGGCCTCGTCGCCGCCCAAGTCGTCGCCGGCCGGGTCGACGCACGAGTCGCTCAATCCGTCCCTCGGCCACGCCGGGATCAGTCGCGAGTACCACTCTTCCGACACGGAAGCTGTCAG GTACATCATGCCGACTCCGATACAGTACAAGCCTCTAGGCGAAGCGGAAGCATGTGACACCAGGAATCTGCCGTCGCCCACCAGTCCGAACA GCACAGGATGGAGCAGCGAGCCGCAGTCCTTCCTGTCTTCCGAGCCGTCGTCACCGGCGCCAACGTCGACGGGCGAATGCAGTATGTCTATAAGTTTAATCAGCAACGATGG TGCTCAACTGTTTAACACCGCGCGGAAATACTCCCCGACTCCTTGCCTGGACGTCGATTTTAACGAATTTTGTATGCGTCTCGATGAGAACCGCGAGAGTCGCGGCAGTGTTTCATATACGGATTATTACAGCAACGAGGATGGTCAGATACGTAAATTGGCGCAATTGCCGCAAGTGATACAGTCAGGTGCCGGTAGCGCGCAGACGAAGCTCGTGTGCGGCGACGATCTTCCGTGCGACAAtatcgacgacgacgaggatcACACGTTGACTCTGAAGCAGAGCGAGGAGCAAAAGAAGCAGGACGTTAAATCGATATTCGAGCAGAGGGACGACGTTAATCCCGCGAAACTCAGCAGCAGCTACAAGAAGATCGGACG TTTTCGTGTGGAAAGTACGGATGTATCGCGTGGCGATGTCAGATTCAAAGAGACCGACAACAACGCTTCCGACAGAGCGAAACCGCCCACGCCTCAGAAATCCGACGCTTCCACCGGGAAGTCCACCGCGGAAAAGGCGAGGAAGGACTTCAAAAAGGGCGGCAGTCCGCACACGTCTCAGAAGCGGAAGAATTTCTCGCGCTCGCAGAGCGTCACGACTCCCAAACCCGTCGCACCGAAAGTCGAGCAGAATTTCAGTTATTCGAGGCAGAGCTCATTTTCGACCATGTCTGATGCGGATCTGGAGGATTGGAAATTGAGCACACTGGATTCAACCGCGTCGCATTCGCCGAGCCAGCAAAAGGAACCTATATTAACTGTGGCCAGCAGTCTTACGGATAGCTCTAACATCACAGTCGGCTTCGATGTTAAAGAGgaggaaacaaaataa